In Nymphaea colorata isolate Beijing-Zhang1983 chromosome 5, ASM883128v2, whole genome shotgun sequence, one genomic interval encodes:
- the LOC116254743 gene encoding uncharacterized protein LOC116254743 isoform X3, whose protein sequence is MEGMVVPAGPVSPWSYQESIEDLKQTLLYTTLELESTRMAAKEEMKKNEESMKQLLQALKATCQERDEIKGQLQTLLDKLAQAPSNDVCHSLKVNLQPETPRGASRGYSGLSESDSLSETYKHHSYVSSPTDSFFESTSSPEFQNVNFAESVKTASENAGVFRSNERLIKVKPLPEKGKLLQAVLEAGPLLQTLLIAGPLPRWRNPPPLQSLQIPTIPIRGISTSTPIQTQVSAPLIHRQGSAKLDYHQDSLSIPPMSSGSLVHSSVMVAPTLKRPFLSSSVGNFGEQDPQPATKLRKF, encoded by the exons ATGGAAGGAATGGTGGTGCCTGCAGGTCCAGTCTCTCCTTGGTCTTATCAGGAG AGCATAGAAGATCTAAAGCAGACCTTGCTATACACAACATTGGAACTAGAGTCGACGCGAATGGCTGCCAAggaagagatgaagaaaaatgaagagagcaTGAAGCAGTTGCTTCAGGCTCTCAAGGCGACCTGCCAGGAAAGAGATGAAATCAAGGGGCAGCTTCAAACGTTGCTTGACAAGTTGGCACAGGCCCCTTCAAATGATGTCTGCCACAGCCTTAAAGTTAACCTTCAACCTGAGACTCCTAGGGGAGCATCGAGAGGATATTCAGGATTATCTGAATCTGATAGTCTCTCGGAGACATATAAGCATCATTCTTATGTTTCATCTCCTACTgattcattttttgaatcaacctccTCTCCAGAATTTCAGAACGTCAATTTTGCTGAGTCTG TGAAGACTGCATCCGAAAATGCTGGAGTTTTTCGGTCAAATGAGCGTCTTATCAAGGTGAAACCACTTCCAGAGAAAGGTAAACTTCTTCAAGCAGTTCTAGAAGCTGGACCGCTACTTCAGACCCTTCTTATTGCTGGGCCCCTTCCTCGCTGGCGAAACCCTCCACCGCTCCAGTCGCTTCAAATTCCAACTATTCCTATTCGGGGCATTAGCACTTCGACTCCGATTCAGACACAAGTTAGTGCTCCACTTATTCATCGTCAAGGTTCTGCAAAATTGGATTACCACCAAGATTCTCTGAGCATTCCTCCAATGTCTTCTGGCTCTCTTGTGCATTCCTCTGTCATGGTCGCTCCAACTTTAAAGAGACCTTTTTTATCTTCATCAGTTGGCAACTTTGGAGAACAAGATCCACAGCCTGCAACCAAACTGAGAAAGTTCTAA
- the LOC116254743 gene encoding uncharacterized protein LOC116254743 isoform X1, giving the protein MEGMVVPAGPVSPWSYQESIEDLKQTLLYTTLELESTRMAAKEEMKKNEESMKQLLQALKATCQERDEIKGQLQTLLDKLAQAPSNDVCHSLKVNLQPETPRGASRGYSGLSESDSLSETYKHHSYVSSPTDSFFESTSSPEFQNVNFAESGNISLLDQPFVESYNPSISSCLVIDMKDAHHSSVKTASENAGVFRSNERLIKVKPLPEKGKLLQAVLEAGPLLQTLLIAGPLPRWRNPPPLQSLQIPTIPIRGISTSTPIQTQVSAPLIHRQGSAKLDYHQDSLSIPPMSSGSLVHSSVMVAPTLKRPFLSSSVGNFGEQDPQPATKLRKF; this is encoded by the exons ATGGAAGGAATGGTGGTGCCTGCAGGTCCAGTCTCTCCTTGGTCTTATCAGGAG AGCATAGAAGATCTAAAGCAGACCTTGCTATACACAACATTGGAACTAGAGTCGACGCGAATGGCTGCCAAggaagagatgaagaaaaatgaagagagcaTGAAGCAGTTGCTTCAGGCTCTCAAGGCGACCTGCCAGGAAAGAGATGAAATCAAGGGGCAGCTTCAAACGTTGCTTGACAAGTTGGCACAGGCCCCTTCAAATGATGTCTGCCACAGCCTTAAAGTTAACCTTCAACCTGAGACTCCTAGGGGAGCATCGAGAGGATATTCAGGATTATCTGAATCTGATAGTCTCTCGGAGACATATAAGCATCATTCTTATGTTTCATCTCCTACTgattcattttttgaatcaacctccTCTCCAGAATTTCAGAACGTCAATTTTGCTGAGTCTGGTAACATAAGCTTGCTAGACCAACCATTTGTTGAAAGTTATAACccatcaatttcttcttgtcTTGTAATTGACATGAAAGATGCACATCATTCTTCAGTGAAGACTGCATCCGAAAATGCTGGAGTTTTTCGGTCAAATGAGCGTCTTATCAAGGTGAAACCACTTCCAGAGAAAGGTAAACTTCTTCAAGCAGTTCTAGAAGCTGGACCGCTACTTCAGACCCTTCTTATTGCTGGGCCCCTTCCTCGCTGGCGAAACCCTCCACCGCTCCAGTCGCTTCAAATTCCAACTATTCCTATTCGGGGCATTAGCACTTCGACTCCGATTCAGACACAAGTTAGTGCTCCACTTATTCATCGTCAAGGTTCTGCAAAATTGGATTACCACCAAGATTCTCTGAGCATTCCTCCAATGTCTTCTGGCTCTCTTGTGCATTCCTCTGTCATGGTCGCTCCAACTTTAAAGAGACCTTTTTTATCTTCATCAGTTGGCAACTTTGGAGAACAAGATCCACAGCCTGCAACCAAACTGAGAAAGTTCTAA
- the LOC116254743 gene encoding uncharacterized protein LOC116254743 isoform X2 encodes MSLSIEDLKQTLLYTTLELESTRMAAKEEMKKNEESMKQLLQALKATCQERDEIKGQLQTLLDKLAQAPSNDVCHSLKVNLQPETPRGASRGYSGLSESDSLSETYKHHSYVSSPTDSFFESTSSPEFQNVNFAESGNISLLDQPFVESYNPSISSCLVIDMKDAHHSSVKTASENAGVFRSNERLIKVKPLPEKGKLLQAVLEAGPLLQTLLIAGPLPRWRNPPPLQSLQIPTIPIRGISTSTPIQTQVSAPLIHRQGSAKLDYHQDSLSIPPMSSGSLVHSSVMVAPTLKRPFLSSSVGNFGEQDPQPATKLRKF; translated from the exons ATGTCTCTC AGCATAGAAGATCTAAAGCAGACCTTGCTATACACAACATTGGAACTAGAGTCGACGCGAATGGCTGCCAAggaagagatgaagaaaaatgaagagagcaTGAAGCAGTTGCTTCAGGCTCTCAAGGCGACCTGCCAGGAAAGAGATGAAATCAAGGGGCAGCTTCAAACGTTGCTTGACAAGTTGGCACAGGCCCCTTCAAATGATGTCTGCCACAGCCTTAAAGTTAACCTTCAACCTGAGACTCCTAGGGGAGCATCGAGAGGATATTCAGGATTATCTGAATCTGATAGTCTCTCGGAGACATATAAGCATCATTCTTATGTTTCATCTCCTACTgattcattttttgaatcaacctccTCTCCAGAATTTCAGAACGTCAATTTTGCTGAGTCTGGTAACATAAGCTTGCTAGACCAACCATTTGTTGAAAGTTATAACccatcaatttcttcttgtcTTGTAATTGACATGAAAGATGCACATCATTCTTCAGTGAAGACTGCATCCGAAAATGCTGGAGTTTTTCGGTCAAATGAGCGTCTTATCAAGGTGAAACCACTTCCAGAGAAAGGTAAACTTCTTCAAGCAGTTCTAGAAGCTGGACCGCTACTTCAGACCCTTCTTATTGCTGGGCCCCTTCCTCGCTGGCGAAACCCTCCACCGCTCCAGTCGCTTCAAATTCCAACTATTCCTATTCGGGGCATTAGCACTTCGACTCCGATTCAGACACAAGTTAGTGCTCCACTTATTCATCGTCAAGGTTCTGCAAAATTGGATTACCACCAAGATTCTCTGAGCATTCCTCCAATGTCTTCTGGCTCTCTTGTGCATTCCTCTGTCATGGTCGCTCCAACTTTAAAGAGACCTTTTTTATCTTCATCAGTTGGCAACTTTGGAGAACAAGATCCACAGCCTGCAACCAAACTGAGAAAGTTCTAA
- the LOC116255115 gene encoding receptor-like protein kinase THESEUS 1 produces MVAVWRNFPEQCYSVLNNNGRKPKGNSRFFFAFNILGCSTLFVILVLLYNNSGDLMCHEKGSLVLPVLLYQKMAALGLILRLLLWTLCVPSLASFSPVDNLLIDCGGNESLRLEDGRTFKPDLELPSVSVSPISHIVVSHNASLPLGIYNTARIFKKKTVYTFSIKEEGWHLLRLHFFPVENTKYELKSAVFSVLAGGFILLHDFSFKMSAQNRSTLMKEFAVRVGTGDFLLTIHPSEESVAFINGIEVISTPDALFPSSVLAVSDGLPVKISSSIAFEMAYRINVGGPSLSSKTDALWRTWEIDHPFLLNPAAAHNISTSPDTIKYPPEVLEATAPSLVYATAEEMADSNVGVRRFNISWMFGVEQGFSYLVRLHFCDIISKSLNSLVFNVYIGKRPALRSFSIGSKARSLSTAYYVDFVVNISDSDKLLVQIGPPDMSSVFPNAVLNGLEIMKLSDSDKSLDGSFSAVAASLRVGKKKKMMLLIIASFLGGSTLLCLIVAAVYFLCIRPPSKQSNESTWLSLPAHLANSETKVSIVSTKSRAGSYASPAPSVGLNQILTFSEIKEATNNFDEDLILGIGGFGKVYKGVLANGTVVAVKRGNPRSQQGFLEFRTEIEMLSKLRHRHLVSLIGYCEELSEMILVYEFMAGGPLRKHLYGSELPPLSWKQRLEICIGAAKGLHYLHTGAMEVVIHRDVKTTNILVDENLTAKVADFGLSKAGPTLDQTHVSTAVKGSFGYLDPEYFRRQRLTEKSDVYSFGVVLMEVLCARPAINPALPRDQVNIAEWSMYWQRKGQLEHIIDPRLKGSVDPSSLRKFGETAEKCLAEHGVERPAMGKVLQNLELALQLQESFQKVYVTEFNARTKPTAKHLLHVSPSDPEKNVTASDEGNSEGTNTSSVFSQLMNPKGR; encoded by the exons ATGGTAGCAGTTTGGCGAAATTTTCCTGAACAG TGTTACAGTGTTCTGAACAATAATGGAAGGAAGCCTAAGGgaaattccagatttttttttgcttttaatatCCTGGGTTGCTCAACTTTGTTCGTGATTCTTGTACTGTTGTACAACAACAGTGGGGATTTGATGTGTCATGAGAAAGGGAGTCTGGTTCTTCCTGTTCTGTTATATCAAAAAATGGCTGCTTTGGGGTTGATCTTGCGCTTGTTGCTTTGGACTTTGTGTGTTCCATCTCTTGCTTCCTTTAGTCCTGTTGATAATCTTTTGATAGATTGCGGAGGCAATGAGTCCCTTAGACTTGAAGACGGTAGAACCTTTAAGCCTGATCTGGAGTTGCCATCAGTCTCGGTGTCACCAATATCACATATTGTTGTCTCTCATAATGCGAGCCTTCCTCTGGGTATCTATAATACAGCTCggattttcaagaagaaaacgGTGTATACTTTTAGCATCAAAGAGGAAGGATGGCATTTGTTAAGATTGCATTTCTTCCCCGTTGAAAATACCAAATACGAACTGAAATCTGCTGTTTTCTCCGTTTTGGCTGGTGGATTTATATTGCTCCACGACTTCTCATTCAAGATGTCTGCTCAAAATCGATCTACTTTGATGAAGGAGTTTGCCGTCAGAGTGGGAACGGGTGATTTCTTGTTGACCATACATCCTTCAGAAGAATCAGTAGCTTTTATAAATGGGATTGAAGTCATTTCTACTCCAGATGCATTGTTCCCTTCGTCGGTTCTCGCTGTTTCTGATGGTCTTCCTGTTAAAATATCTTCCAGTATAGCTTTTGAAATGGCTTATAGAATTAATGTTGGAGGGCCTTCTTTGAGTTCAAAAACTGATGCCTTGTGGAGGACCTGGGAGATTGATCACCCATTTCTCCTTAACCCTGCTGCTGCTCACAATATCTCTACTTCTCCTGATACCATCAAATATCCTCCAGAAGTTTTGGAAGCAACTGCACCAAGTCTGGTTTATGCAACTGCAGAAGAAATGGCAGATTCCAATGTTGGTGTCCGGAGATTCAACATATCATGGATGTTTGGTGTTGAGCAAGGTTTCAGTTACTTGGTACGCTTACACTTTTGCGATATTATCAGCAAATCATTGAACAGCCTTGTTTTCAATGTTTACATTGGCAAAAGACCCGCTCTTCGCTCATTTAGCATAGGTAGTAAGGCAAGATCATTATCAACGGCATACTATGTTGACTTTGTTGTTaatatttcagattcagataagCTGTTGGTTCAAATTGGACCGCCAGATATGTCAAGTGTTTTTCCTAATGCAGTTCTGAATGGCCTGGAAATCATGAAACTGAGTGATTCTGATAAAAGCCTTGATGGATCTTTCAGTGCAGTTGCTGCTTCTTTGAGGgtaggaaagaagaaaaaaatgatgcttCTAATTATTGCTTCTTTTTTAGGTGGATCTACTCTCCTATGTCTTATTGTTGCAGCAGTTTATTTCCTCTGCATCCGTCCTCCTTCAAAGCAAAGTAATGAATCTACGTGGTTATCTCTTCCAGCACATTTAGCAAATTCAGAAACTAAGGTCTCAATTGTTTCAACGAAGAGCAGAGCCGGTAGTTATGCTTCACCAGCACCATCTGTAGGTCTGAACCAGATTTTAACGTTTTCAGAGATAAAAGAAGCTACAAATAACTTTGATGAGGACTTGATTTTAGGCATAGGAGGCTTTGGAAAGGTCTATAAGGGAGTCTTGGCAAATGGAACTGTGGTTGCAGTTAAGCGTGGAAACCCCAGATCGCAACAAGGCTTCTTGGAATTTAGGACAGAGATTGAGATGCTTTCAAAGCTTCGGCATCGTCATCTGGTCTCACTTATTGGATACTGTGAGGAGCTCTCAGAAATGATTCTTGTTTATGAATTCATGGCTGGTGGTCCTCTCAGGAAACATTTGTATGGCTCAGAACTGCCACCACTTTCTTGGAAGCAAAGGCTTGAGATCTGCATTGGAGCTGCAAAAGGCCTGCACTATCTTCACACAGGAGCAATGGAAGTTGTCATCCATCGTGATGTAAAAACCACCAACATTTTGGTAGATGAGAATCTCACTGCCAAGGTGGCAGATTTTGGGTTGTCAAAGGCTGGGCCGACACTTGATCAGACTCATGTTAGCACTGCAGTGAAGGGAAGCTTCGGTTATCTTGATCCAGAATACTTTAGAAGACAGCGGCTCACAGAAAAATCAGACGTATACTCTTTTGGGGTTGTGTTGATGGAAGTGCTTTGTGCCCGACCTGCAATTAATCCGGCATTGCCTCGAGACCAGGTCAATATAGCAGAGTGGTCAATGTATTGGCAAAGGAAAGGTCAATTAGAGCACATAATAGATCCACGTTTGAAAGGATCAGTGGATCCTTCTTCCCTGCGCAAGTTTGGTGAGACAGCAGAGAAGTGCTTGGCAGAGCATGGTGTTGAGAGGCCGGCAATGGGCAAAGTCTTACAGAACTTGGAACTCGCTCTTCAGCTGCAGGAATCTTTCCAAAAGGTTTATGTTACTGAGTTCAATGCCAGAACCAAACCCACAGCGAAGCACTTGTTGCATGTTTCTCCATCTGATCCTGAGAAAAATGTGACAGCAAGTGATGAAGGTAATTCTGAAGGTACTAACACAAGTTCAGTGTTCTCCCAGTTGATGAATCCAAAAGGCAGATAG
- the LOC116254935 gene encoding RING-H2 finger protein ATL80-like produces the protein MTSFSLTPSSELAMVSTWSWNPSTITVLGAVCTIFLILIYHRTISLCLLEVFRTLWRKVLIVMNRRGSPVDSCDHGGLSSTTLEKLPAIQFKTTTDIECGKADGGCAICLGEFMEGEWLRSLPKCCHVFHTSCIDAWFHSHSSCPLCRTVIACNSNCHPSKSLPTLLGTLVREGVHGERRSSYHLHFPIPLLPSSDSASSQRTGAVDHGAGNPESSSDPPSTNLFVHDQHVPGQS, from the coding sequence ATGACCTCATTCTCATTGACACCTTCATCAGAACTGGCAATGGTTTCTACCTGGAGCTGGAACCCATCAACAATCACTGTGCTTGGAGCTGTCTGCACCATCTTCCTCATCCTCATTTACCACAGGACCATCAGCCTCTGTTTGCTTGAAGTCTTCAGGACTCTGTGGAGGAAGGTGTTGATTGTTATGAACCGGAGAGGCTCACCAGTAGACTCATGCGACCATGGCGGTCTAAGCTCGACGACTCTAGAGAAGCTTCCTGCAATTCAATTCAAGACGACGACTGACATAGAATGCGGCAAGGCAGATGGGGGTTGTGCCATTTGCTTAGGAGAGTTCATGGAAGGTGAGTGGCTGAGGTCGCTCCCCAAGTGCTGTCATGTGTTCCATACCTCATGTATAGATGCATGGTTTCATTCCCACTCAAGCTGCCCTCTTTGTAGAACAGTTATTGCGTGCAATTCTAACTGCCACCCAAGCAAATCCCTGCCAACATTGTTGGGGACACTAGTCAGAGAGGGCGTTCATGGAGAAAGACGCTCTAGCTATCATTTACACTTCCCTATTCCACTCCTGCCTTCATCAGACTCCGCGAGTTCGCAGAGAACAGGCGCAGTTGATCATGGAGCAGGAAACCCAGAATCAAGCTCAGACCCACCAAGCACAAACTTGTTTGTCCATGATCAACATGTTCCTGGTCAGAGTTAG